gcacctagtttgtttatgcttgagaatcttctcttctgatataagattcactcaaactagatcgaagtttaacggggatctttagactatttgtagatctaaagacgtcttgtgataatccattgttaacagactcggttctgtgcgtgattgatcacaagagattcaagttgattgtgcgtatgtgtttattgaagatctaagaagatttgaagacgaagaaaatttctgacttgggttcataatctttggtgtgcacaatacttgtttcggttaaagaggatccaactataatcggtttatccttgtgatagattggattgattagttgagtagatcggcatcaataaaattccttatgattcaaagtattgatttcaaaatcttaacaattactttggtagttgttattagatagatctaaggacctgacaaaggagtttattgggataaacagaagagccttttatcgaactcacatcacttggttgaaaagagttgttaccaaacagatttgttgttcctttactgtttggaatacgaaccaaaggaattgttccaagtacgtgacttattacaagttggaggtgtgggaatacagacggaactaggtgaactataggtttagttgcttgatctcaactatacgaagttggtttgattttgtataacggtttaatcctgagagtattcaattctggacaaggtctcggggtttttctgcatttgtggtttcctcgttaacaaaatcttgttgtgccatttactttatatttccgcattataattgttttattataattaaagcaaattgcactttgtacgttaacagggcacttgatatcaatcctattGGTTTCGGTCATTACCGTAccattatcaagtgaacactttgttgttgtattgtctcgattcacatccatagacgatcacacaaatgTTATTGGACTTCTCCTCTTGtatgatataattattcacgtgttaggccagttcggactaaccctatttcaagtggacactgtgttgaaatattccttgagtgattgttgctccaagaggtttatacacagtgggtcttgtataggtcatgatcaaaagtttaagattgtggtgtatttgggtaccctcgtcttttcatatctACTAAGATAATCTTGTAGATTCTGATTATTAACCAACATCAACTTCTCCCGACTCTCTGAAAACTCTTAATATGTATTTGCATATGCATATTTTTCAAACAACTTCACCACATAATTGTTATATGTCTTGGTGGCCTTAGGAAAGCATGCATTAATATTGTTTTTCATATGTCAGTAACACCAACCATGATATGCACCAGGAAAAACAACAGGATTTGGTTGACTAAACCACTATCTCGATCACTCACAATATTAAGTTTTCGGTGAGGAGTTTCGACTTCCTTGGGATTCTGCTTAAACCATTTCCAGTTCGCGGCATTCTCAGATGAAACCACAACATAAGCTAAAGGATAAATTTCTgccaaataaaatcaaacaaaataggaaaaaatggTGAAATAACACATGAAAAAATGATGAAGCCAACAAAACAGAAAAAAAGGTTTTGaacaaaaaaatgttgaaaacaccaacaaaaaaaaggtTCGAAACATTACCATTATCCCCGTTTAGTCCTATTGATGTCATCACGTGACCGAGatatttgattttcaaatgtgttgcATCCATGAATAGCAAGGGAAGGAAGTGATTAAATCCACGGATGCATGCTCCGAAGGGAATAAACAATCTCACAAATTTTTGTGTCCCATAAGTTTCCAAAACAACATGAGATTTGGGATTGGTTTCAGTCAATTGATGTGCAAACCATTTCAAGTAAATAAATGATTTCACATCCTCTCCCCATGTCATATTCAATGCATATCTCTTCCATGCGTATGCATAATAACGACTTATGTCAAAGCCATACTCTCTTGTAAATTTTTACATAATCTTCTTAGTTTTTTTCTTTGGGTTCTCTTTAATCTAATCCTTGATCAAAGAACTTATTAGCTTCGTTGATACATGTGGTATGTTAACAAATCCAGCACTATAAGTATATTGATTATTTAACTCCTTGATAATAAAGGGATTTCCTTTAGCACCATCATAAGAACCAACATATATGTGCTATTTACACTGCTCCTCTTCCTTATTAGTACAACAAGCACCGATCCGCAACTTTTCGTTTCAGGTCATCTTAAATGCATAGCCGGATGCAACATGGTATTTCATTAAATCATGACGTACTTGTTCCACACCTCCCGGGAACAGTTGTTCAACATTCTGAAAAATACCTAGCCAACGAGTGGATTTCAACGGTCCTTTGACAACATTAGAGGCATCATAATTAGTGGCACTCGTAACTAGTGGTTAATTAAAAGGTTCAATTTCTGACCTATGGCATGATGAACTTGAATTCTCACCTCTATAACATGATGAACTAGAACTGTCACTTCTATGGTGtacaaataagtctagtgttggcAACTTACTAAACGAAGAAAATACAGCCACTGATTGGAGATCAAAATCAGATTGAAAAACCTTTTGTTGATCACCAGATTTGTGAAAGATTTCGATAGAAAGTGGTGAAAATTGAAcccaatttaaataaataatatcCTTTAAATCCATAAGAGTTGATTGTAAACCAATATGGAACGACAATGAAGCTGCTAGAACAGTGTCCATATCTACAATAAAAGTATGGAACTAAAAAAGGTTTCACCCAGTTTAAACGTGAAAACTATATGACACCTTAACAACAAAAATGTCCCATTCATATCGATTTTAATATgaacaacaaaaacaaatgaaatcaacAGAATTAAATTAATTTCAATATGAACAATAAAGAAAAAATTGTAACATTAATGGAATCAActagaaaattcaaaaaaataaatcaaatcagTAAAAATACTTGAAAATCGAGTTTGTGTTCATGATGAATATGATTTGACTACTCAATCTGAAGATGAAAATTCGAAAGATTAAATTGTTACTTCTCTTCTGTTCTTCGAATTAAGCTGAAAAGATGACGAGAACTGAAAACCGAAATTCGTCAATCTCGATCTTCAACAATAAAAATTAAATCTTCAGACACAATTCAAAGGATTGAAATCTACGGTCTCTTCtctaattcaattaaaattaaacgAAACTCAAAATTAGTTTATGAGATGATCAGATATGAAATCGAGTCGTAGAAAGAGATAAAAATAGTTTCTGaattgaaaatattgatggaattggtagaaatctgatatatatgaacCCTAAAATCTAAATACACGAATTCCGGTAGAgaaaatctcgatttctctctttAAATCTGATTTccagaaattttattatgttTCTGCCGAAATTTCCATTAAAATCATGTATATATGGGTAAGGGCAAGATTGGAATTATAAAatctaataaaaactaaatttaacaATTTTGAATAGAAACGGGGTTTTTGTTCCATTTGTATTGGATATGGTTTTTATTTAGGCTAGATAATATGGCCGGTGTGTTTGTAACTCAAAGAGTATTTCATTGTTTTTTTAGAGCTTAATATCTAGTTTAACTGTTTAACCAATTTTTCCACCTATTCGTTTCAAAATTGCTAAGTTTTTTATGTCTTGATTCAAAAAAACTAATAAACTAAGGGCAATAGGATATAATCGTTACAGTATCTTATGTGATAAAATCTTAATcatttagttttaatttaaataagaaaataaattaatGAAAAATATGATTTTATTTAGCACCTTTGTGGCATTTCATCCCTCCTAGTTTGTAGGATCTAATTATCGAAGACGAATTTATGCTAAATGGGGGTcaaaaatcctatgtgtcacgaaaaaaataatattttcactCTATACTGGAGATGCTCTAAGATACTTTCATCCAAAAAAAGATCTGTAGTTGGAAACTTGTATCAATTCTAATTCGATGGATCTCATTTTAGATTGATTCTTCGATTCATTTCTTAGGTTTCAAATTGAACCAACACCTTTTTTGTTTGGATCGGACTCGTAATCTGAATCTAACTCGGCGCGAGTTAGATGTCgaattgtttatttattatttttttttcacttttctaatATCCGATTCGATATCTGACTTAGAATTATTTGTGTTAGATATCATTTTGTATCTGACTCGCTGGGTGCATAGCTGACAAGATTCAGAAAACTTCATAAGTCTCTGCTAACTAATAATTTTTGAGTCAGATCATGTTCAAATAATATCGAGTCACGAAAGAAAATAAACATCATGTAAGTTTTATCAATTTTGGGTTTTTGTTGATGCTTTTAAAACTACTCCAAACTCGATCACTAACAGATAAACACGTGTCTAAAACAGTTAACGAAAAGCAGAAGTTAACTAACATGGCAATGTAAAGAAAGTGTAAAATGTAAAGAAAgtgtaaaaaaaaagtaaaaagatctCTGTAGGGGAGTTTTGCTGTCAAAAAATGGCTTGTGTCGCGCTAGAGTTACTTAATTAAAAAATGGCTTGTGTTGTGCTAGAGTTCTCTGGGTAGAGTTGGAATCCATGAGATGGGCTCCATGCCGTGCTCGTCAGGGCATGCAGACAAGGATTAATTGCTCACCCAATCAAAGTCGTCATTCTCAGATATTTCCATTTTGACTTTGCAAAGTCTTGCTCGACTCAGTCCAGTTGTGTCTCTATCTGAATAACGAATGCACTCATGTAGAAAATCTCTAAATGTTAAACTCTTTATCATCTACTACTAATCCACAAGGAATATCTATAGAAGACAACTTCCTAAAGAGATCATGCAACTGTGTTAATTCTAAGAGATATAACCCTTTCATTACAAAATATAAGCAACAAATGGAGGTTCATAAGTCAAGTTTATTATTGATTATCTATGTTACTCTTGTTCTGTTGTCCATGAAATCACAATCTGCCATCATTTCAGAAAATGAAACAGATCGATTATCTTTACTTGCCTTCAGAAATGAAGTAACAGAAGATCCATTTGGAGCATTGAGCGCATGGAACGGTTCTTTGCACTATTGCAATTGGACAGGAATCACCTGTAGTAGCCAGCAACCTAGCAGGGTCACCGCCATGGATCTGAGTGCTAAAAGTTTGGTTGGTTCAATATCTTCGCATATTGGAAACATTACATTCTTAGAAACTCTCGACCTCCACAAGAATAGCTTCAGTGCTCAAATTCCTCAGGAGATTGGTCATTTATCCCGGCTTCAGATTCTTGATTTGTCAGAGAATTTGCTAGAAGGAGAAGTTCCAAATAATCTAACCTCCTTTACCAAACTCGAAGAGTTTAGTTTATACATGAATCGGCTAGTAGGAAGAATTCCAACTGAGCTTGGATCTGTATCTAAGCTTGCTGTGCTGCAACTCTCAGGTAACTATTTAGTTGGAACCATCCCAGTTTCACTCTCAAACCTTTCAATTCTAACTGCACTTGCGATCGGATTCAATAATCTCAATGGCGATATTCCATCCAGTCTCGGCCATTTATCCAAGTTAGAGTATTTTCAACTCTCATACAATAACTTATCTGGTTCAGTTCCTGCCCAGCTTTTTAACATCTCCTCAATCTATTATTTTGCCGTCGCCAACAATCAACTTCATGGAACCATTCAGCCTGACATTGGGATTACTCTGACTAATCTCCAAACGTTCAGCATAGCTAGCAATAGATTTTCTGCTGAGCTACCTAGTTCCTTATCCAATCTTTCTAGATTGTTTGCACTGGATGTCTCTGACAATCAGTTCACAGGAGATGTGCCACCCAATTTGGGAAGATTGCAAGGTCTGGTTCTTTTAAATTTAGCTAAGAATCAGCTTGGAAGTGGTTATGCAGATGACTTGAGTTTCTTTGATTCATTATCTAACTGTAGTCACCTAGAAACACTTGCACTATCTAATAACAATTTAACCGGGCAGTTACCAGAATACATAGGCAACCTCTCAACAAAGCTCGCCGTCTTAAACATGGGGGCAAACGAGATATTTGGTGAAATTCCATCTGGAATTGAAAATCTTGTTAATCTCACCAGATTAAGCTTTAAGGATAACAAACTTACCGGAAGTATTCCTGTTTCAATAGGAGAGCTGCCAAATTTAGTACGTCTTGCAATGTCCGGTAATCAACTCTCTGGGCTAATACCATCTAATATATGCAATAATTCTAAATTGGAAATGATTCATTTTGGAATGAATAGACTGCAAGGTGAAATTCCACCTAGTCTTGGCAACTGTCGTAGCCTGCAAGATTTGGGCCTTTCACAAAATCAGCTTATAGGTACCATACCAAAACCTGTTATGCGTCTTTCTTCACTGTCAATCCTGGACTTGTCTGCGAATCTATTATCCGGTACTTTACCTTATGAGGTTGGTAACTTAGATAAGATTGAGTACCTAGACCTATCCAAAAACCATATATCTGGTCAGATTCCATCCTCACTAGGGAAATGTCTTGGTTTGCAGAACCTTTATTTACAAGGTAACTTATTTGACGGGGTTATACCATCATCCTTGGAAAGTTTACGTGGAGTTCAAATCTTAGACCTTTCTCGCAATCGCTTGTCTGGTCAAATTCCCGAGTTTCTTGGGTCATTTCTTTCCCTCACATATCTGAATTTGTCTTTCAATGAATTTGAAGGCGAAGTTCCTAACCAAGGTATTTTTAAAAACACAAGCACATTCTCAATCCTCGGAAACAAGAAGTTGTGTGGCGAAATTCCTCTACCGTATTTACCGAGTTGCCGGAGACCTGGCCCTGAAAGTAACCACCAAAGCAAGCATTTTCCTCTAGTCAGACTGCTCCTGATAATATTTGGAGCAGTCATCTTTGCTGTTCTTTATTGTTGGTTTCATATATTCATTTGGAGGGTGAAGGCACAAGAAAGACCTTCTACTTCTTCTGAATCTCCACTGGGTTATGTGTTTCAAAAAGTCTCATACAACGAGCTTCGAAATGCAACAAATGGATTTTCCACAGATAACTTAGTTGGAGTTGGAAGTTATGGCTCCGTATACAGAGGATTATTAAAACTAAACCAAGACACAACAACAGTTGTTGCAGTAAAAGTACTCAATCTTCAAAGACGAGGAGCTTCAAAAAGTTTCATGGCTGAATGTCAAGCACTGAGATGCATTCGTCATAGAAATCTCGTGAAGATACTGACTTCTTGCTCTAGTGTTGATTtgaagggaaatgaattcaaatctCTAGTGCTTGAGTTCATGCCAAATGGGAGTCTTGAGAACTGGTTGCACCCAACATCAAATGACGAACAACTTCATAGATCGACAAGGAGGTCATTGAGTTTCATGGAGAGGTTAGATATAGCAATTGATATTGCAACTGCATTAGATTATCTCCATCGTCAATGTCAAACACCTATAGTTCATTGTGATTTGAAGCCAAGTAACGTACTATTAGACGATGACATGATTGCACATATTGGCGATTTTGGATTAGCCAAGTTCCTTGGTGAAGCCATTATCAATGTTGAATCTGAAAGCCATACTAGTAATCCTTCTGGTGGAATAAGGGACACAGTTGGGTATGCTGCTccaggtagattttttttttcttactctTATGACCCTGTCTGTCTAAACtgcatttttacttttttttttgtatattgaAATGCAGAGTATGGAATGGGTACAGAGATATCGAAAAACGGAGACATTTACAGCTTTGGGATCTTGTTGTTAGAGTTATTTACCGGAAGGAGACCTACTGACGACCAGTTCAAGGATGGCTTAAGCCTTCATAACCTTGCGGCGACATCTCTTCTTACTGACCGAGTAATGCAGATTGTTGATCCTATACTACTTGTCCCTCTACAATTTCAAAGTCAGCATGACATTATAGAAGATTTACTGATCCATGGGGATATGGAGGCCAACTTATCCGAGGCTTTGACACGGATTGTCAAACTTGCTGTTGCATGTTCCGGTGAATCACCTAAAGTGCGGATGGAAACAGTACAGGTCGTGAAAATGCTGCAATCGGTCAAGAACTTATATTTTTATCTGAAAATTGGGTACATTATAAAAAAAGAAGGGAAGGGTTACAACCACTTACAAGAAAGGAACGAAAGAATTTACAACTCAGAAATCAGAATTATGAAACCAAAATGCTCATGCAGCTAACAATTCTTTGGCCACTATACATACTTGTAATAATTAGAGCCCAAAAAAGGTAATGATCTTGACACAGAAATTTCTATTTTTGTCTGAATTTTTATCCATGTTTAAATTGTTAAAGTGTAGTTTGCATAAATATTGATACTAGGCACCTATTTTGGTTGATGGTATGTGATTGAATTATCCATTGAAAATGCAATGAACTTAAGTATCGTTACCACAAGCAACCTTTTGCATGTGGAAAaaatgaattattttatttcaggCATCAAAtcctttgtttttgatttcaaaTAATGGTAGTGTAATAAAATAATATGGTTGTTACAAATCTGCAAAGCACCAACGGTTGCAGTCCCGAGGAGCACCAATCCTCTCTTGTACAGTGTAATTTTTGCCATACACGGAACTGTCCTCGAGTTATAACCCCAAcgatgtcactatccatccacaaaaaacccatcaaaacaaaaataacacaaaaaccccatcaaaacaaagtaacacaaaaaccccaaaccaattttggtttcataataaaatttgatgaaaccaattttgaaatttaggatttttgtatcaatttttaaaaatttggggtttttgtatcaatttcgtttaagatggagttttaatgaatcccaacatttaaatgggtttttgtaccacaagtttgatcaccttggatttttatgaccaGTCTTTGGAAAATTATAGAAATGCTTCAAAATCAGGGATCGTCTTGGGAACATACTCCGAGTTTTCAGGTTTTGGAAAAGCGCCCATTCTGTTAAGTTTTCCATCAGAATCAAAATCAGTTAACTAGTCTACTTGGGACATTTTTACTGGTCAATGGGGTTTGAAATATTCATTTAACAAAGCTACAACCAGCATAGCCGAACAATGCCACTTTCTTGTACTACAACGGACGGTATGACTCTTTTGGTAGGTAGCTCTTCAACCTAAACGTTTCAAGTTATTTCCCTGCCTCTTCGTTTCTACTGCAATGGATAACAATTATCCGGAGAATCTATTACAATcacctaaaaaa
This window of the Papaver somniferum cultivar HN1 unplaced genomic scaffold, ASM357369v1 unplaced-scaffold_3, whole genome shotgun sequence genome carries:
- the LOC113341604 gene encoding probable LRR receptor-like serine/threonine-protein kinase At3g47570 is translated as MEVHKSSLLLIIYVTLVLLSMKSQSAIISENETDRLSLLAFRNEVTEDPFGALSAWNGSLHYCNWTGITCSSQQPSRVTAMDLSAKSLVGSISSHIGNITFLETLDLHKNSFSAQIPQEIGHLSRLQILDLSENLLEGEVPNNLTSFTKLEEFSLYMNRLVGRIPTELGSVSKLAVLQLSGNYLVGTIPVSLSNLSILTALAIGFNNLNGDIPSSLGHLSKLEYFQLSYNNLSGSVPAQLFNISSIYYFAVANNQLHGTIQPDIGITLTNLQTFSIASNRFSAELPSSLSNLSRLFALDVSDNQFTGDVPPNLGRLQGLVLLNLAKNQLGSGYADDLSFFDSLSNCSHLETLALSNNNLTGQLPEYIGNLSTKLAVLNMGANEIFGEIPSGIENLVNLTRLSFKDNKLTGSIPVSIGELPNLVRLAMSGNQLSGLIPSNICNNSKLEMIHFGMNRLQGEIPPSLGNCRSLQDLGLSQNQLIGTIPKPVMRLSSLSILDLSANLLSGTLPYEVGNLDKIEYLDLSKNHISGQIPSSLGKCLGLQNLYLQGNLFDGVIPSSLESLRGVQILDLSRNRLSGQIPEFLGSFLSLTYLNLSFNEFEGEVPNQGIFKNTSTFSILGNKKLCGEIPLPYLPSCRRPGPESNHQSKHFPLVRLLLIIFGAVIFAVLYCWFHIFIWRVKAQERPSTSSESPLGYVFQKVSYNELRNATNGFSTDNLVGVGSYGSVYRGLLKLNQDTTTVVAVKVLNLQRRGASKSFMAECQALRCIRHRNLVKILTSCSSVDLKGNEFKSLVLEFMPNGSLENWLHPTSNDEQLHRSTRRSLSFMERLDIAIDIATALDYLHRQCQTPIVHCDLKPSNVLLDDDMIAHIGDFGLAKFLGEAIINVESESHTSNPSGGIRDTVGYAAPEYGMGTEISKNGDIYSFGILLLELFTGRRPTDDQFKDGLSLHNLAATSLLTDRVMQIVDPILLVPLQFQSQHDIIEDLLIHGDMEANLSEALTRIVKLAVACSGESPKVRMETVQVVKMLQSVKNLYFYLKIGYIIKKEGKGYNHLQERNERIYNSEIRIMKPKCSCS